One genomic window of Candidatus Nitrospira inopinata includes the following:
- a CDS encoding DUF2294 domain-containing protein, which translates to MENAIRNAVIKFEQEFMGRGPDEVRAFIVRDLVVVRLKGVLTPAERQLAKTPEGVEMVKRLRENLFAQGRDKLCEQLSDITGARILSVFTDINVPISERIFVFVMDREVPPVVR; encoded by the coding sequence GTGGAAAACGCGATCCGAAACGCCGTCATCAAGTTTGAACAGGAGTTCATGGGGCGGGGGCCGGACGAGGTCCGTGCCTTTATTGTGCGTGATCTTGTCGTCGTCCGCTTGAAGGGGGTCTTGACGCCGGCCGAACGCCAGTTGGCCAAAACGCCTGAAGGAGTCGAGATGGTCAAGCGGCTGCGGGAGAATTTGTTTGCACAGGGGCGGGACAAGCTGTGCGAACAGTTGAGCGACATTACGGGGGCGCGGATTCTCTCGGTGTTTACCGATATCAACGTGCCGATCAGCGAGCGGATCTTTGTGTTTGTCATGGACCGGGAAGTTCCACCCGTGGTTCGATGA
- a CDS encoding sodium-dependent bicarbonate transport family permease: MLEQFLDNFLHNLFKPLLLFFYLGFLVPLLKVPFEFPYAIYKGLIIYLLISIGWHGGEELASLSAADFGRASGFMIVGFITNLVIGIVAYAALRQTNIRQIDAAAVAGYYGSDSAGTFVTCLGVLTASNIAYAAYMPVLLAVMEIPGCLVALALVARMRETGLMDALGNMPGEPGYDPSAKRMDWNGQIDELDELDETKGSRVTTSSPSRSVEISKPNDTVKASGIFSKGVLHEVFLNSGLYLLFGGIVIGFVSGLQGTKVTGTHDQLFVQLFPAILSLFLIEMGMTACKRLQDVRTAGWKFVMFGLIAPNVFAVFGILIAHGYSAFLGHPFEIGTYALFAVLCGSASYIAVPAIQRLAIPEASPTLGLAASLGLTFSYNVTIGIPLYIMIATVISTAIPVQ, from the coding sequence ATGCTCGAACAATTCCTCGATAACTTCCTTCACAATCTTTTCAAGCCCTTGCTGCTTTTCTTCTATCTTGGTTTCTTGGTTCCATTGCTCAAGGTTCCTTTTGAGTTCCCCTATGCAATTTACAAGGGGCTCATTATCTACCTGCTGATCTCGATCGGATGGCACGGGGGCGAAGAATTGGCGTCTCTGTCCGCGGCGGACTTCGGGCGTGCCAGCGGGTTCATGATCGTGGGGTTTATAACCAATCTCGTAATCGGGATTGTTGCGTACGCTGCGCTTCGCCAGACAAACATTCGTCAAATCGACGCGGCGGCAGTTGCGGGCTATTACGGCTCCGACTCAGCCGGAACATTCGTCACTTGTCTGGGCGTCTTGACGGCCTCCAACATCGCTTACGCGGCGTACATGCCGGTCTTGCTCGCCGTCATGGAAATCCCCGGCTGTCTGGTCGCTCTTGCGCTTGTTGCCCGAATGCGGGAAACCGGTCTGATGGACGCGTTGGGAAACATGCCGGGGGAGCCCGGCTATGATCCTTCCGCAAAACGCATGGATTGGAACGGCCAGATCGACGAACTTGACGAACTCGATGAAACCAAAGGTTCCCGAGTGACAACATCCAGCCCCTCTCGTTCGGTGGAGATTTCAAAACCGAACGATACCGTCAAAGCCTCTGGGATCTTCAGCAAGGGAGTGCTCCACGAAGTTTTTCTGAATTCCGGTCTGTACTTGTTGTTCGGCGGTATCGTGATCGGCTTCGTGTCCGGCCTGCAAGGCACGAAGGTGACGGGCACCCATGATCAATTATTCGTACAGTTGTTCCCTGCGATCCTAAGCCTTTTCCTTATCGAGATGGGCATGACGGCCTGCAAGCGACTCCAAGACGTGCGGACGGCGGGCTGGAAATTCGTGATGTTCGGCCTGATCGCCCCTAATGTCTTCGCTGTCTTCGGCATTCTGATCGCGCACGGATACAGCGCGTTCCTGGGGCATCCATTTGAAATCGGCACGTACGCTCTTTTCGCCGTTCTCTGCGGATCGGCATCGTATATCGCCGTTCCCGCGATTCAGCGACTCGCCATTCCCGAGGCAAGCCCGACCCTGGGATTGGCAGCTTCTCTCGGTCTGACATTTTCCTACAATGTCACGATCGGCATTCCGCTCTACATCATGATCGCCACGGTCATTTCCACGGCAATACCGGTTCAGTAA